The DNA region TTTTATCATGATGAGAATCAAAAATCTGTTGCTGAGGAAGTGATGGATGAGATTCAAAATACAAAAGTCTGGAACGATCCGTTGGTAACCGAATTATCACCGCTGAGTGCATTTTATGTTGCCGAAGATTATCACCAGGACTATTTCTCCAATAACCCCAATGCCCCTTACTGCACTTTTGTGGTCAGCCCCAAAGTGGAAAAGTTCAGAAAGAGCTTTCAGGAATATTTGAAAGACTAACTTCTGCAGGCTGAATTTCAGTTAAAAGTCTTCGTGATCAGTGAGGCAAGGAAAGATGCATCTGCAACATCTTCCATTCTCCGTTTATTTTCTTCAGCACAACTGTGTGACGAACGCCTTCATACTTTCGCTGAACTCCTTCGAGCAGATAGTTATAGTTGAGCATTTGCGAAACCCACGCAAATGCACCAGAGTCGTCAATATGAACACTTCGGTTGCGAGCGGAGATATAGGTATCAGTGAATGTATTAAATTGATGAATAAACACTTTGCGGATTTCTTCCCAGCCTTTTATACGCTCACCGGCAGCAGTACCAAAGGCTTCAATATCTTCATCAATAGCCCAAATCTCTTCAATCAACCTGATATTCTGAGTTTCATTGGCTATGATATATTTATCAAGCACTTCATTGATTTTAGCGCAGTCTTCTTTAAAGAGATCTTTGTCGGTTTGTGGAAATACCAGACCAGCGCTGAAAAGCAGGCAGATTAAAACAAAATACTTTTTCATGATTTCCCGATTTTGTTATTACTATTTTGATAAGATGGTAATTGCAATGCAGAAGAAAATGAACGCATCAGAAGCAAGCCCAAAGGTAGGAAATAATCACGCCTGCTGCAACACAAAAAGTGTTTACAGAAAAATTACGTGATCTCCTGGTCAATTTAATATATGATGTGCCGGAAAAGAACCCACATGTGCTAAAGCACAGTTTTCCAAGTTAAAGTAATCGCTAAAATATCAAAGGAGTACCTGATGATAAAGAATCACAGGGGTGTAGCGCACCGTGATATTGTTCTTTTGTCATTGCGACAAATCTATTAGAATTCTACCCGTCATACCACCTCTCAAAATTTTTGGAATGTATTCCTTCAACGATTCAAGACTTGCAGTTATAGCGATTTGTTCAAGTTTAGCAGGTTTCCATTCGCCTGCAAGCTTTTCCCACAGCAACTTTCTAACTGACATCGGGCAAGTGGCGGAATCTACACCCAAAAGATTTATGCCGTTGAGGATAAAGGGGAATACAGTAGTATGCACTTCTGTTGAAAGTACATTGCCCATAGCAGCAACGTTGCCATGGGCTTTGCAAGCCTTCAAAACGGTACTGAGCAAATTGCCGCCCACTGTATCAATAGCGCCGGCCCATTTCCAGCGCAACAACGGTTTTCCTGAGTTATCATTCACTTCACTCCTATCAATGATTTGCGAGGCGCCAAGATTTTTCAGGTATGAGTGAGCATCAGGTTTTCCTGTGGCGGCAATTACTTCAAAGCCGGCATGCGAAAGGAGTACAACCGCCAGGCTGCCGACTCCACCAGTTGATCCAGTAACCAGCACCGGACCTGAATCAGTAGTTTGGCCGCATTCAATCATTTTATGCAAGGCGTACGCGGCTGTAAAACCGGCTGTGCCGAACATCATGACCTCCTTCAGGTTCAAACCATTAGGAAGGGGAACAACCCAATCGGCCGGAACCGAGATATATTCAGCAAAACCGCCTGATGTGTTCATGCCCAAATCATAGCCCGTAACGATTACCTCATCGCCGGGTTTGAACCTGATGTCAACTGAATCAGCCACAACACCTGAAGCATCAATGCCGGGAGTGTGAGGATATTTTTTTGTGACCCCTTTATGACCCGTGGCTGATAAAGCATCTTTGTAATTCAGCGATGAATATTTAACGTTGATCAAAACCTCATTTTGAGGCAATTCATCAAACCTTCGGGTCGTAATTGATTGCGTATATGAACCGTTCTCTTTTTCTGTTACCAGAAATGCTTTGAAATGATTATTGTACATGGCTAAGATCGCAGATTATTGATTTCATTTGAACGCAATTTCAACATGATTGCATGATCTGAAAAAATTGCATTTCGTCAAAGATAAATAAAGTAACTAATAGTTTTGAGCTTGATCTCACATTATGGCAATGTGCTGATAGCGCTACAGGCAGCCTTGGGTTCGCACGAAAATACGTACATCTCTTTTCAACAATTTATCAACATTCAACTGCGGGTGGTTCAGAAAATGTACTTTTACGAAACACCTGTCACCAAAGTAAATATTATGATAATGCCCGAATTTGCTCATCTTCACGTTCATACACAATACTCTATCCTCGACGGAGCTGCATCTATACCGGCCTTGCTAAAACGCGCATCAGAACTTGGCATGAAAGCCCTCGCTATCACTGATCATGGGAATATGTATGGCACTCTCGAATTCTCAGAAAAAGCTATCAAGCAGGGGATCAAGCCTATTATTGGTTGCGAGATCTATGTTTCGCGAACCAGTCGTTTCGATAAACGTGGCCGCCAGGACCGCAGCGGGCATCACCTGATATTGCTTGCCAAAAACATGGAAGGCTACCGCAACCTTTCAATCCTTTGCTCAAAAGGATTCATTGATGGTTTTTATTATACGCCACGCATTGATAAGGAATTACTTCGGCAGCACAGCAAAGGCCTGATTGCTTCTTCGGCTTGCCTGGGTGGCGAACTTGCACAGGCAATCATGAAAATAGGCGAAGAAAAAGCCCTGAGCCTGATTGAAGAATATAAAGAGATTTTTGGCGATGACTATTATCTTGAACTCATGGATCATGGGCTGGAGGAGCAAAAGAAGGTAAACGAAGTTCTGATCAGGCTTTCAAAACAAACCGGAGTAAAGCTCATTGCAACAAATGATGTACACTTTATCAATGAAAAAGATTTTGAGGCACACAAGATTCTGATAAAGCTCAACACCGGCAAAGATGGCGACGATGACCACGGGCTCCATTATTCCGGACAGGAATTTCTGAAATCACCGGAAGTGATGGCTGAAATATTTTCGGAAATTCCGGAAGCGATCAGCAATACAATGGAGATTGTGGACAAGGTTGAGGACTATGTACTTGAAAGCAAAAAACTGCTTCTCCCCCACTATCCTTTACCGGAAGGCTTTACCGATGAAGACGAATATCTTGCTCACCTTTCATGGGAAGGCGCCAGGAGAATTTATGATGAACTGACCCCGGTAATCAAGGAACGCATTGAATATGAGCTAGCCATGATTAAAACAATGGGGTATAGCGGCTATTTCCTGATTGTACATGATTTCATTGCTAAAGCCCATGAACTGGGTGTACTTGTTGGCCCCGGGCGAGGCTCAGCTGCTGGTTCAATTGTTTCTTATTGCTTAAATATCACAAGGATTGATCCTATCCGTTACAATCTCCTTTTTGAACGTTTCCTGAACCCCGAACGCGTCAGCATGCCTGATATTGATGTTGATTTTGATGATGAAGGCAGGGATAAGGTACTCAAATATGTTGTTGAAAAATACGGAGAGGCCAGGGTTGCTCAAATAATTACGTTTGGCACGATGGCAGCCAGGCTTGCTATCAGAGATGTCGCCCGCATGCTTGAACTGCCGCTTCCGGAAGCCGACAGGATTGCCAAGCTGATTCCTGAAAAGCCGGGAACTACGCTTGCCCAGGCTATCAGCATGGTTCCTGAACTTAAAGAACTGCAGAAAAGCGAAAATATATTGATCAGAAAAACGATTGAAAACGCACTTACACTGGAAGGTTCGAACCGCCATACGGGAACGCATGCCTGTGGTGTGATCATTGGCCCCGACGACCTGATCAATTATGTACCGCTCAGCATCGCTAAGGACAGCACATTGCCTGTAACCCAATACGAGGGCGGAATCATTGAACACATCGGCTTGTTGAAGATGGACTTTTTGGGTCTGAAAACACTTTCTATTATGAAAGATGCCATCAAAAACATCAAAAAGCGGCATGGCGTTCAAATAGATATTGATAGTATTCCGCTTGATGATGAACCCACATTTGAATTATACCGCAAGGGCGATACCGTTGGTACTTTCCAGTTCGAATCGGAAGGCATGCGCATGTATCTGCGCGATCTGAAGCCAACTCATTTTGAGGATCTTATTGCCATGAACGCTCTCTACCGCCCGGGCCCGATGGATTTTATCAATAGCTATATTAAGCGCAAACACGGCAGGGAGCCAGTCAATTATCTGTTGCCGGTGCTGGAAGATATTCTCAGCTATACCTATGGCATCATGGTTTACCAGGAACAAATCATGCAGATTGCCCAAAAAGTTGGAGGCTTTACGTTGGGTCTTGCTGATCACCTTCGCAAGGTGATGGGTAAAAAAATTCATAATGAAGTTCCACAGCTACGCGAAGCTTTTATAAGCGGAGCAGTCGAAAATGGATATGAATCGCAGGAAGCAGAAAAGTTGTTTAACATCATGCAGGATTTTGCCAACTATGGCTTCAACCGTTCACATGCAGCCGCTTACTCGCTTATTGCTTTCCAAACCGCTTACATGAAAGCACACTACCCGGCTGAATATATGGCGGCTGTGCTCACCCATAACCTTTCGGATATAAAGAAAATCACCTTTTTTATTGATGAGTGCCGGAGACAACAGATACAGGTGCTGGGCCCGGACATTAATGAAAGTAATGAGGATTTCACTGTAAATGATAAGGGAGAAATCCGGTTCGGACTAGCAGCCATTAAAGGTGTTGGCGAAAACGCCGTGGTAAGTATTATTGAAGAACGCAATGCCAACGGTGCGTTCAAAGATATTTTTGACATGGCCAAACGTGTGAATCTACGTACTGTGAACCGCCGAAGTTTTGAAGCCCTTGCCCAGGCGGGCGCTTTTGATGCGTTTGAAAATGCACACCGCGCCCAGTATTTTTATCGCGAACCAGGAGAGGACACCATTTTTCTTGAAAAAATTATTCGTTATGCAGGGAACTTTCAAACCCGCAGCAATGCTGCACAACAAAGCCTTTTCGGCGAAGACCAGGCTGTGCTCATGCCCGACATTGAAATACCGGCTTGCGAGCCCTGGACCAAGATTGAACAGTTGAAAAATGAAAAGGATGTCACAGGCTTTTACATGTCGGGGCATCCGCTGGATGATTACCGCATCGAGGTGGAAACCTTTTGCAATGTTACCCTCGGTGAATTGAAAAATTCAGCCAACTACGTTAAGAACAAGGACCTGGCTTTTGCGGGGATCGTAACTTCTGTGGTGAATAAAATAGCAAAGAACGGGAAACCGTTTACAACCTTTGTGCTTGAAGATTTCGAAGATCAATACAGCGTCATGCTTTTCTCAGAAGATTATTTAAAATACAAACACTTTTTAAATGAAGGAACCGCTTTGTTTTTAAAAGGAAAACTTCAAACCCATTACAAGCAGGAAGACAGGCTGGAATTGAAAATCAGTTTTGTTTGCCTGCTGGCAGAAGTACTGGATAAACTCGTGAAAGAAGTAACCCTTGAACTTTCGCTTGATACCATTGATGAGCATAAGGTTGAACGCTTGTATAAACTGATCAAACGTCATAAAGGGAATTGCAAAGTAACCCTGAAAGTTTATGATGCTACTGAAAGGCTCGCAATCAACATGAATGCACCAAAGTTTAAAATAGAATGCGCCGATCTCATTAAAGAAATCGCCGTCAAAGAGGGCATAAAATTTAAACTTAATTGACAGGAAACTGTTATGTTTTCCTGCTCATGCACAATAAAAGCCTAATTTTGCAATTCTTTTAAATTCAAATTAAATATTATCAGCAATGGCATTAGAATTCACTGACGCTAATTTTGAAGAGTTAGCTCTCAAATCAGACAAACCTGTAGTAATTGATCTTTGGGCTGTATGGTGTGGCCCCTGTCGCTTAATCGCCCCGCATATTGAGGACATGGCAGCAGAATACAAAGACAAGGCTGTAATCGGCAAGCTCGATGTTGACAACAACCCACAAACTACTGCACGCTTTGGGGTTCGCAACATACCTACCGTTCTTTTTCTTAAAAACGGCGAAATTGTTGACAAACAAGTTGGTGCGGTTCCAAAATCGGTTCTTGCTGCAAAACTCGAAAAGCTTCTGTAAAAAATTAATTCTCAATGACAGTTGTGCGGGAGATGTTCAAATGAGTAACTCCCGCTCTGTTTATTTACCCAAATCAAGTGGCAAACAATATTGAAACCAGCCGTTTACAGGAGTTTGCACCCCTCGAACTTATTGCTCGTCAGGTGGTGGAAGGTTTTATTATTGGACTTCACAAAAGTCCTTTTCATGGTTTCTCGGTTGAGTTTGCAGAGCATCGCCTCTATAACAGCGGTGAGCCT from Bacteroidales bacterium includes:
- a CDS encoding nuclear transport factor 2 family protein — translated: MKKYFVLICLLFSAGLVFPQTDKDLFKEDCAKINEVLDKYIIANETQNIRLIEEIWAIDEDIEAFGTAAGERIKGWEEIRKVFIHQFNTFTDTYISARNRSVHIDDSGAFAWVSQMLNYNYLLEGVQRKYEGVRHTVVLKKINGEWKMLQMHLSLPH
- the trxA gene encoding thioredoxin, which gives rise to MALEFTDANFEELALKSDKPVVIDLWAVWCGPCRLIAPHIEDMAAEYKDKAVIGKLDVDNNPQTTARFGVRNIPTVLFLKNGEIVDKQVGAVPKSVLAAKLEKLL
- the dnaE gene encoding DNA polymerase III subunit alpha; the encoded protein is MPEFAHLHVHTQYSILDGAASIPALLKRASELGMKALAITDHGNMYGTLEFSEKAIKQGIKPIIGCEIYVSRTSRFDKRGRQDRSGHHLILLAKNMEGYRNLSILCSKGFIDGFYYTPRIDKELLRQHSKGLIASSACLGGELAQAIMKIGEEKALSLIEEYKEIFGDDYYLELMDHGLEEQKKVNEVLIRLSKQTGVKLIATNDVHFINEKDFEAHKILIKLNTGKDGDDDHGLHYSGQEFLKSPEVMAEIFSEIPEAISNTMEIVDKVEDYVLESKKLLLPHYPLPEGFTDEDEYLAHLSWEGARRIYDELTPVIKERIEYELAMIKTMGYSGYFLIVHDFIAKAHELGVLVGPGRGSAAGSIVSYCLNITRIDPIRYNLLFERFLNPERVSMPDIDVDFDDEGRDKVLKYVVEKYGEARVAQIITFGTMAARLAIRDVARMLELPLPEADRIAKLIPEKPGTTLAQAISMVPELKELQKSENILIRKTIENALTLEGSNRHTGTHACGVIIGPDDLINYVPLSIAKDSTLPVTQYEGGIIEHIGLLKMDFLGLKTLSIMKDAIKNIKKRHGVQIDIDSIPLDDEPTFELYRKGDTVGTFQFESEGMRMYLRDLKPTHFEDLIAMNALYRPGPMDFINSYIKRKHGREPVNYLLPVLEDILSYTYGIMVYQEQIMQIAQKVGGFTLGLADHLRKVMGKKIHNEVPQLREAFISGAVENGYESQEAEKLFNIMQDFANYGFNRSHAAAYSLIAFQTAYMKAHYPAEYMAAVLTHNLSDIKKITFFIDECRRQQIQVLGPDINESNEDFTVNDKGEIRFGLAAIKGVGENAVVSIIEERNANGAFKDIFDMAKRVNLRTVNRRSFEALAQAGAFDAFENAHRAQYFYREPGEDTIFLEKIIRYAGNFQTRSNAAQQSLFGEDQAVLMPDIEIPACEPWTKIEQLKNEKDVTGFYMSGHPLDDYRIEVETFCNVTLGELKNSANYVKNKDLAFAGIVTSVVNKIAKNGKPFTTFVLEDFEDQYSVMLFSEDYLKYKHFLNEGTALFLKGKLQTHYKQEDRLELKISFVCLLAEVLDKLVKEVTLELSLDTIDEHKVERLYKLIKRHKGNCKVTLKVYDATERLAINMNAPKFKIECADLIKEIAVKEGIKFKLN
- a CDS encoding YhdH/YhfP family quinone oxidoreductase codes for the protein MYNNHFKAFLVTEKENGSYTQSITTRRFDELPQNEVLINVKYSSLNYKDALSATGHKGVTKKYPHTPGIDASGVVADSVDIRFKPGDEVIVTGYDLGMNTSGGFAEYISVPADWVVPLPNGLNLKEVMMFGTAGFTAAYALHKMIECGQTTDSGPVLVTGSTGGVGSLAVVLLSHAGFEVIAATGKPDAHSYLKNLGASQIIDRSEVNDNSGKPLLRWKWAGAIDTVGGNLLSTVLKACKAHGNVAAMGNVLSTEVHTTVFPFILNGINLLGVDSATCPMSVRKLLWEKLAGEWKPAKLEQIAITASLESLKEYIPKILRGGMTGRILIDLSQ